One region of Triticum aestivum cultivar Chinese Spring chromosome 6B, IWGSC CS RefSeq v2.1, whole genome shotgun sequence genomic DNA includes:
- the LOC123137657 gene encoding zinc finger protein BALDIBIS: MASNSSAAAVAALFGIREGHQQDQMKPLLAQHQRQHVAAPPSALLTAGPDQAAAAAPPVKKKRTMPDPDAEVIALSPKTLMATNRFVCEVCNKGFQREQNLQLHRRGHNLPWKLKQKDPNQVQRRRVYLCPEPTCVHHEPGRALGDLTGIKKHFCRKHGEKKWKCDKCAKRYAVQSDWKAHSKICGTREYRCDCGTLFSRRDSFITHRAFCDALAQESARLPPGAGHLYGATGAANMALSLSQVGSSLHDAHGQYHQASSDLLRFGGGGGGGMAARLDHLLSSSNAPSFRHLPPPQAPPFHLGSAQEFVDGNGSPAFLQGKPFHGLMQLPDLQGNGSGGTSSSAPGLFNLGYIANSANSSGTSSHGHASQGHMANDQISEGGGGGGAGSENSGAAFFSAGGNFSGGDHQVAPSGMYNEQSVMMPQMSATALLQKAAQMGSSTSADGGGASVFGGFMGSSVPQGRAPMLDQGQMHLQSLMNSLAGGGNGGGMFGGANGRGMIDPRLYDMDQHEVKFSQGRGGAGGDVTRDFLGVGGRGDMMRGMSVARGENHSGSDMSFLEAEMKSASSPFNGGRMQ; the protein is encoded by the exons ATGGCATCCAATTCATCGGCGGCGGCTGTCGCGGCGCTGTTCGGGATTAGGGAAGGGCACCAGCAGGACCAGATGAAGCCGCTGCTCGCCCAGCACCAGCGGCAGCATGTCGCCGCGCCGCCCAGCGCGCTGTTGACAGCGGGGCCAGAccaggcggccgcggcggcgccaccggtgaagaagaagaggaccatGCCAG ACCCTGACGCGGAGGTGATCGCGCTGTCGCCCAAGACGCTGATGGCGACGAACCGGTTCGTGTGCGAGGTATGCAACAAGGGGTTCCAGCGGGAGCAGAACCTGCAGCTGCACCGGCGCGGGCACAACCTGCCGTGGAAGCTGAAGCAGAAGGACCCGAACCAGGTGCAGCGGCGGCGGGTGTACCTGTGCCCGGAGCCGACGTGCGTGCACCACGAGCCGGGCCGCGCGCTGGGCGACCTCACCGGCATCAAGAAGCACTTCTGCCGCAAGCACGGCGAGAAGAAGTGGAAGTGCGACAAGTGCGCCAAGCGCTACGCCGTGCAGTCCGACTGGAAGGCGCACTCCAAGATCTGCGGCACCCGCGAGTACCGCTGCGACTGCGGCACCCTATTCTCACG GAGGGACAGCTTTATCACCCACAGGGCCTTCTGCGACGCCCTAGCCCAGGAGAGCGCGCGGCTGCCGCCCGGGGCCGGCCACCTCTACGGCGCCACCGGCGCGGCCAACATGGCACTCAGCCTCTCGCAGGTCGGCTCCTCCCTCCACGACGCGCACGGTCAATACCACCAGGCGTCCTCGGATCTCCTCCGcttcggcggtggcggtggcggcggcatggCTGCCCGcctcgaccacctcctgtcgtcgTCCAACGCCCCGTCCTTCCGCCACCTGCCGCCTCCACAAGCGCCGCCATTCCACCTCGGCTCAGCGCAGGAGTTCGTCGACGGGAATGGATCGCCCGCGTTCTTGCAGGGCAAACCGTTCCACGGCCTCATGCAGCTCCCGGATCTCCAGGGCAACGGCTCCGGCGGCACGTCGTCGTCGGCTCCTGGTCTTTTCAACCTCGGATACATCGCCAACAGTGCCAATAGCTCCGGTACCTCCAGCCACGGCCACGCGAGTCAGGGACACATGGCCAATGACCAGATcagcgaaggaggcggcggcggaggtgctGGTTCTGAGAATTCGGGCGCGGCGTTCTTCAGCGCCGGTGGGAACTTTTCCGGTGGCGACCACCAGGTTGCTCCTTCTGGGATGTACAACGAGCAATCCGTGATGATGCCGCAGATGTCGGCGACGGCGCTGCTCCAGAAGGCGGCGCAGATGGGCTCTAGCACAAGCGCAgacggcggtggcgcgtccgtgtTCGGCGGTTTCATGGGCTCGTCTGTCCCGCAGGGCCGCGCACCCATGCTCGACCAGGGACAGATGCACCTGCAGAGCCTGATGAACTCGCTGGCCGGCGGCGGCAATGGTGGCGGAATGTTTGGCGGCGCCAACGGCCGCGGCATGATTGATCCGAGGCTGTATGATATGGATCAGCACGAGGTCAAATTTAGCCAGGGCCGTGGCGGCGCTGGCGGGGACGTGACGCGGGACTTTCTTGGCGTCGGTGGCAGAGGGGACATGATGAGGGGGATGTCAGTGGCAAGAGGAGAGAACCACAGCGGCAGCGACATGAGCTTCTTGGAGGCGGAGATGAAGTCGGCCTCGTCGCCTTTCAATGGAGGCAGGATGCAGTGA